From one Triticum urartu cultivar G1812 chromosome 3, Tu2.1, whole genome shotgun sequence genomic stretch:
- the LOC125548211 gene encoding uncharacterized protein LOC125548211: MSAAAQATAPASSDWTTEEGQWVLLVRMPHVVSDTVLPPGTDLSVERERPPRPFRLTVPRRVAPDPKDIYNHPYVSSVGDFGRFVLYATHGTQAQPAPPVFVDDFDTGPDARLDHKGFPRALFLCDLNTRSATRLPDPERPIFRPDPGRVGLLATSATNSIILHLEHLLGTNQATLLCYISDHGRWTVQDLYCPPGAPGQREWRGGDGVIKYMDLMLWVDLACGILALDTNGLLLQRRPELRYVPLPDECQSPGNNGLARERCLGVSEGVVRFLEISNYERIRLWTLVDMGTGDWTLDHQLDLENLWDEDGFKAMGLPNDCPAVAFIHPEHATMAYFFQESRLFHVDMSTGKFMDVQYFMMDNPPADYHSSRFVRPWKLPQSLFSGIVNLSNGPIRRAKDNAPPGGYPLEGLTGQTFIG; the protein is encoded by the exons ATGTCCGCGGCGGCGCAGGCGACGGCGCCTGCCTCGTCGGACTGGACCACGGAGGAGGGGCAGTGGGTACTCCTCGTGCGCATGCCGCACGTGGTCTCCGACACGGTGCTCCCGCCGGGCACCGATCTCTCCGTCGAGCGCGAGCGCCCGCCTCGCCCCTTCCGCCTTACCGTGCCCCGCCGCGTCGCGCCCGACCCCAAGGACATCTACAACCACCCGTACGTCTCGTCGGTCGGGGATTTCGGTCGCTTCGTGCTCTACGCCACCCACGGCACGCAGGCTCAGCCGGCGCCGCCGGTCTTCGTCGACGATTTCGACACCGGTCCGGATGCGCGGCTCGACCACAAGGGCTTCCCCAGAGCGTTGTTCCTCTGCGACCTCAACACCCGCTCGGCCACCCGCCTCCCGGACCCCGAGCGCCCCATCTTCCGCCCAGACCCAGGCAGGGTCGGCCTCCTCGCCACCAGTGCGACGAACTCTATCATCCTGCACCTAGAGCATTTGCTCGGCACCAACCAGGCCACCCTCCTCTGCTACATCTCCGACCACGGCCGTTGGACCGTCCAGGATCTCTACTGCCCTCCAGGCGCACCAGGCCAGCGGGAGTGGAGGGGAGGGGACGGCGTCATCAAGTACATGGATCTCATGCTTTGGGTTGATCTGGCATGCGGCATCCTCGCCCTCGACACCAACGGCCTCCTCCTGCAACGCCGGCCGGAACTGCGGTATGTGCCGCTCCCTGATGAATGCCAGAGTCCAGGCAACAATGGTCTAGCAAGAGAGCGATGCCTTGGTGTGAGCGAAGGGGTGGTCCGATTCCTTGAGATCTCAAATTATGAGAGGATTAGGTTGTGGACACTTGTTGATATGGGCACAGGGGACTGGACTCTTGATCATCAGCTTGACCTCGAGAACCTCTGGGACGAGGATGGTTTCAAGGCCATGGGCCTGCCTAATGACTGTCCCGCTGTCGCATTTATCCACCCTGAGCATGCCACCATGGCATACTTCTTTCAGGAGTCTCGACTATTCCATGTTGACATGAGCACCGGCAAGTTTATGGATGTACAGTACTTCATGATGGACAACCCGCCGGCTGATTACCACTCTTCCAGATTTGTTCGCCCTTGGAAGCTTCCGCAGTCACTCTTCTCAG GGATAGTTAATTTGTCTAATGGTCCAATCCGGAGAGCAAAAGACAATGCACCACCTGGGGGTTACCCACTGGAGGGACTTACCGGGCAGACATTCATAGGATGA